GATCGGCTGCTCTTTCTGCAGACGCAGCCAGACTCGCAGCGGACGGCCGTAGGTCAGACGCAACTGGCGACATTCGACCGGGGAATAACGTGGCTTGCCCAGCTCGTATTTCACGTATTCCAGACGGAACTGCTCGTCGAAGCTCTGAATCGGGAAGATCTCACGGAGGATCTCTTCGAGTCCGATTGGCTTGCGGCGGGCCGGATCAACGTCGGCCTGCAGAAACCGGGCGTATGAGTCGGTCTGAATGCGAGTCAGGCCCGTCATTTCGAAGTCGGTCTGCAGGACTCCTGTATTCCGGTTCTCGTTGACGGCAATGATGCGCTGCACAGGCACCGGCATAAACTCTCTCCCTTATTCCCATCAATAAATTGATTGTACGAAACTGCCGAGACATCGATTGATCCGGGCAGTCAAAACCGCCATCAGCGATCAATGCAGCTAAAGCTCACCAGGAATGAGGCATTTGACGGAGAATTCCGCCACATTCCGGACCGTGTCACCGCGGCAGTCAGTCTCCCCCAGACCCCTGCACCCATCGGACAGAATAGCAAACTGGACAGCAACACCCGTGGGCACGCAGCGCGCGTAAACCGCCCCGCGAGTACGGACCCTCTTCGCGGCGCGGGAGAAGCGAATTTCTCAAACTTGAGGCGATGCAGCACGTAACGACCGAACAGCAGACCAATGGCAATCCCAGATTGCCAAATACTAACGCAGTCCGCCCAAAATGCAACAGAATGGAGAAAAAACGTGATTTCTCCATTCTGTTCAAGCAATTTGGGCACTGAAGATGCTCTTAACGAGCACCTCGCACGACAGCGATCAGCTCATCAGCAACACAACCGAGTCACGATTACTTGATCTCGGCGGTACCACCGGCAGCTTCGATGTCGGCCTTGACCTTTTCGGCGTCTTCCTTCGAAACAGCTTCTTTGAGCGGCTTCGGAGCGCCTTCGACCAGTTCCTTGGCTTCCTTCAGGCCCAGTCCCGTGATGGCACGGACGGCCTTGATGACGCCGATCTTCTGATCGCCGAAACCGGTCAGGATAACGTCGAACTCGGTCTGCTCAACTGCTGCAGCCGGGCCGTCGTCGCCACCAGCAGCCGGAGCGGCCATCATCACGCCGCCGCCAGCCGGCTCGATGCCGTGGACTTCCTTCAGGTAATCGCCAAGCTGCTTCGCCTGGAGCAGTGTCAGTCCAACGATCTGGTCGCCCAGGCTCTTGGTTGCATCGTCAAATTCAGTTGTCGCTTCGGCTGTCGCCATGACATTCCCCTCGTAATCAAAAAGTAACAGTATGTCCGCTGATCGTACCCTGCTCAGCACCTAAAGATCATGACAAATCGCGGCTAAGGTACCCCGCGTGTTTTCCAGTTTGGCCTGAGATCAGGCTTCGGTCTCGCCAGCCTCTTCGGCCTTTTCTTCCACGGCTTTGATGCAGCCGGCCAGCTTGCCGCCGGGGCCGAGCAGTGCTCCACCCAGACGTGCACCCGGGCTCAGAATCAGACCTGCGATCTGGGCGATCAGTTCCTG
The genomic region above belongs to Rubinisphaera margarita and contains:
- the rplL gene encoding 50S ribosomal protein L7/L12, yielding MATAEATTEFDDATKSLGDQIVGLTLLQAKQLGDYLKEVHGIEPAGGGVMMAAPAAGGDDGPAAAVEQTEFDVILTGFGDQKIGVIKAVRAITGLGLKEAKELVEGAPKPLKEAVSKEDAEKVKADIEAAGGTAEIK